The following are encoded together in the Vigna unguiculata cultivar IT97K-499-35 chromosome 2, ASM411807v1, whole genome shotgun sequence genome:
- the LOC114174159 gene encoding uncharacterized protein LOC114174159, with product MLYSTNELLIALGLSRKGFMVGSNSGAPGLCTNPPTSWTVNLARRSSCSPWRARSSIAQTSPITKCHVGHVSEHFNFLKIQVFPLKPVLSLPSCLFISRHAISAYIHFYPLLISWPLLASFFSSLLRDCLKWCFPVGSLRLPRESRMGMSKQDLARRLKSIRALVPQPTVVEALT from the exons ATGCTCTACAGTACTAATGAGCTGTTAATTGCGCTTGGGCTGTCTAGAAAGGGCTTCATGGTCGGGTCAAACTCAGGCGCGCCTGGGTTGTGCACTAACCCTCCAACCTCATGGACAGTTAACTTGGCGAGGAGATCGTCTTGTTCCCCCTGGCGCGCACGATCTTCGATTGCTCAAACATCACCAATAACAAAGTGCCACGTGGGCCATGTTTCAGAACATTTCAACTTCCTAAAAATTCAGGTTTTCCCTCTTAAACCTGTCCTTTCATTACCATCTTGTCTTTTCATCTCTCGTCACGCGATATCGGCATATATCCACTTCTATCCTTTGCTGATTTCGTGGCCATTACTCGCATCATTCTTCTCTAGCCTCCTTCGAGACTGCCTTAAATGGTGTTTTCCCGTAGGATCGTTGCGTCTTCCAAGAG AGTCTAGGATGGGTATGTCCAAACAGGATCTTGCTAGGCGTTTGAAGAGTATTCGAGCCCTTGTACCTCAACCTACTGTGGTGGAGGCTCTCACCTGA